A genome region from Coprococcus phoceensis includes the following:
- a CDS encoding rod shape-determining protein, which yields MFGNIYGLDLGTYEIKVYDKKKNAIWREKNTIAIANEDEIFSVGDEAYEMFEKAPDNIEVVFPMKEGVISHFYDMQYLLNNLLKKERHFARGSKYIVAVPTDVTEVEKKAFFDLVVHSTAKAKEVNVVERAVADAIGIGLDIQNSPGIFISNFGGETTELSVLASGGMVLNKLVKTGGAMLDNAISSLVRHTTDFLIGRLTAEKLRQHFDVFDEKTDTSMEVAGRDLITGVPQQKEISVNLVRAAVKEPLAACIREIDLLLERTPPEVRKSIEMNGIYVTGGLAHMKGLAEYIEGRTGIKAQAVKNPDVCVVEGLKQIIQSKELRKLTFSMLDENYRWMG from the coding sequence ATGTTTGGAAATATATATGGACTGGATCTTGGCACTTATGAGATCAAAGTTTATGATAAAAAAAAGAATGCCATATGGCGAGAAAAAAATACAATTGCTATTGCAAATGAAGATGAGATTTTTTCTGTGGGTGACGAGGCATATGAGATGTTTGAAAAAGCGCCTGACAATATAGAAGTCGTCTTTCCGATGAAAGAAGGCGTGATTTCTCACTTTTATGATATGCAGTACTTATTGAACAATCTGCTGAAAAAGGAACGCCATTTTGCACGTGGCTCAAAATATATAGTAGCCGTTCCGACTGATGTGACGGAAGTTGAAAAAAAGGCATTCTTTGATTTGGTTGTACATTCTACTGCAAAGGCAAAAGAAGTCAATGTTGTAGAGCGGGCAGTCGCAGATGCGATCGGGATTGGGCTGGATATTCAGAATTCTCCTGGAATATTTATTTCCAATTTCGGTGGTGAGACAACAGAGCTGTCCGTCCTCGCATCAGGCGGTATGGTCTTGAATAAATTAGTAAAGACCGGAGGTGCTATGCTTGACAATGCAATCAGCAGCCTTGTACGTCATACTACAGATTTTTTGATCGGACGACTGACTGCGGAAAAATTACGGCAGCATTTTGATGTCTTCGATGAAAAGACGGACACTTCCATGGAGGTTGCCGGCAGGGATTTGATTACCGGTGTTCCACAGCAGAAAGAGATTTCCGTCAATCTTGTAAGAGCGGCGGTTAAAGAGCCTTTGGCTGCCTGTATTCGAGAGATTGACCTCCTATTGGAACGAACACCGCCTGAAGTCCGAAAATCAATTGAGATGAACGGGATTTATGTTACAGGCGGGCTCGCTCATATGAAAGGACTTGCCGAATACATAGAAGGAAGAACCGGTATTAAAGCACAAGCTGTCAAGAATCCTGATGTTTGTGTGGTGGAAGGTCTCAAACAGATCATTCAATCAAAAGAATTGAGAAAATTGACATTTTCAATGTTAGATGAAAATTATAGGTGGATGGGATAA
- the mreC gene encoding rod shape-determining protein MreC: MKTKNQTTLASKYWLLILSLICIILMGLSLVTDKVNGPLRTVANYTIVPMQKGINNIGLWMSDLTQNFETLKEVKSKNEKLQKTVDELTIENNRLQQERYELERLQELYALDQSYADYKKVGAHVTANDSGNWFSSFTIDKGEKDGIKKDMNVMAGTGLVGIVTEVGPNWARVRSIIDDSSNVSALILSTSDKCIVKGDLTLMNDGKIRFEQLANNGSEIKEGEQVVTSHISSKYLQGILIGYVSEITTDANNLTRSGYITPAVDFQHLQEVLVITTTKEEMLEKEE, encoded by the coding sequence ATGAAAACAAAAAATCAAACGACATTAGCAAGTAAATATTGGTTATTGATTCTTTCATTAATCTGTATCATTTTGATGGGACTGTCACTTGTGACAGATAAAGTGAATGGGCCGCTTCGGACAGTGGCAAATTACACGATTGTTCCGATGCAGAAAGGAATCAATAATATTGGATTGTGGATGAGCGATCTAACTCAAAATTTTGAAACATTAAAAGAAGTAAAAAGCAAAAATGAGAAACTGCAGAAAACTGTGGACGAATTAACGATTGAGAACAATCGTCTGCAGCAAGAGCGTTATGAATTAGAACGCCTTCAGGAACTTTATGCGCTTGACCAAAGTTATGCGGATTATAAAAAAGTCGGTGCACATGTCACCGCGAATGATTCCGGTAACTGGTTCAGTTCTTTTACCATTGATAAAGGAGAAAAAGATGGTATCAAAAAGGATATGAATGTCATGGCTGGAACCGGTCTTGTGGGAATTGTGACAGAAGTCGGACCGAATTGGGCACGTGTACGCTCGATCATAGATGATTCCAGCAATGTCAGCGCGCTGATTTTGTCGACTTCGGATAAATGTATTGTAAAAGGGGATTTAACGCTGATGAACGATGGGAAAATTCGTTTTGAACAGCTTGCAAATAATGGTTCCGAAATAAAAGAAGGAGAACAGGTTGTTACTTCACATATCAGCAGCAAATATCTGCAGGGAATTTTGATCGGGTATGTCAGTGAAATCACAACGGATGCAAACAACCTTACAAGATCGGGATATATTACACCTGCTGTTGACTTTCAACATTTACAGGAAGTACTTGTCATTACAACTACAAAAGAGGAGATGCTGGAGAAAGAAGAATAG
- a CDS encoding DUF4321 domain-containing protein, with translation MKRAGGKNSWALFLLMLAGIVLGGFIGTLTADMPGFAWLNYGQSFGFDNPIVLNLGILVITFALNIKITIASIIGLVISAIIYRFL, from the coding sequence ATGAAGAGGGCAGGAGGGAAGAATTCCTGGGCGTTATTTCTCTTAATGTTGGCAGGGATTGTTCTTGGCGGGTTTATAGGAACGCTTACAGCAGATATGCCTGGATTTGCCTGGTTGAACTATGGGCAGTCTTTTGGATTTGATAACCCAATTGTGTTAAATCTCGGTATATTGGTTATTACATTCGCATTAAATATCAAAATAACAATCGCAAGCATTATTGGACTTGTTATATCTGCAATTATTTATCGCTTCTTATAG
- a CDS encoding BaiN/RdsA family NAD(P)/FAD-dependent oxidoreductase: MKKRHVIIVGGGASGMVAAISAAREGAKVTIIEHQNKLGKKILSTGNGKCNLTNEYMVAECFRGEDLSIVDTVLKKFGYKETVSFFESLGVLTKSRQGYIYPVSEQASAVLDVLVMELEKLSVDVILNEHVTSVSQKKEQFTVVAGNKKYCADAVILATGGKAAAVLGSDGSGYALAKQFGHTISPVVPALVQLRGKGTYFKQVAGVRTNAKVSVLVDGDCQAADTGELQLTNYGISGIPVFQISRFAAKALKEKKLVEAEIDFFPEADDNEFCILMEERKRQHADRTAEDFFVGIFNRKLSELFLKQAYIPLHIKASEIRSDKWEKLFSLCKHFQVEIEETNPFEQAQVCAGGVRTDMINPATMESVLVKDLYITGELMDIDGICGGYNLQWAWATGFLAGKHAAKGMER, encoded by the coding sequence ATGAAAAAAAGACATGTAATCATCGTAGGCGGAGGAGCTTCCGGAATGGTCGCTGCAATTTCGGCCGCAAGAGAAGGCGCGAAGGTGACAATTATAGAACATCAGAATAAACTCGGAAAAAAAATCTTATCTACCGGAAACGGAAAATGTAATTTGACCAATGAGTATATGGTAGCAGAATGTTTCCGCGGTGAAGATCTCTCGATTGTCGATACTGTGTTAAAGAAATTTGGCTATAAAGAGACAGTTTCCTTTTTTGAGTCGTTAGGTGTTCTCACAAAAAGCAGACAGGGGTATATCTACCCTGTTTCAGAACAGGCATCCGCAGTGTTGGATGTCCTTGTGATGGAATTGGAAAAACTTTCAGTCGATGTTATTCTAAATGAGCATGTAACTTCCGTTTCACAAAAAAAAGAGCAATTTACAGTTGTGGCGGGAAACAAAAAATATTGTGCGGATGCGGTAATTTTGGCGACAGGTGGTAAGGCAGCCGCAGTATTGGGGTCTGACGGAAGTGGCTATGCATTGGCAAAACAATTTGGTCATACGATTTCTCCGGTTGTCCCTGCACTTGTACAACTTCGCGGGAAAGGCACCTATTTTAAACAGGTGGCGGGCGTTCGCACAAATGCGAAGGTATCCGTGCTGGTCGACGGAGATTGTCAGGCTGCTGACACAGGAGAGCTTCAGCTTACAAACTACGGTATTTCCGGCATTCCTGTTTTTCAGATCAGCAGATTTGCAGCAAAGGCGCTCAAAGAGAAGAAGTTGGTAGAAGCAGAGATTGATTTTTTCCCTGAGGCTGATGACAACGAGTTTTGCATATTGATGGAAGAACGAAAACGACAACATGCTGATAGAACGGCAGAGGATTTCTTTGTAGGGATATTTAATCGTAAGCTAAGCGAGTTGTTTTTAAAGCAGGCGTATATCCCATTGCATATAAAAGCTTCCGAAATCCGATCTGATAAATGGGAAAAATTGTTTTCTCTGTGTAAGCATTTTCAGGTGGAGATCGAGGAGACAAATCCTTTTGAACAGGCACAGGTTTGTGCCGGTGGAGTACGCACAGATATGATAAATCCGGCTACGATGGAGTCTGTTCTTGTGAAAGACTTATATATCACAGGAGAACTGATGGATATTGACGGAATCTGCGGAGGATATAATTTACAATGGGCGTGGGCAACTGGTTTTCTTGCCGGGAAGCACGCGGCGAAAGGAATGGAAAGATGA
- a CDS encoding NAD(P)/FAD-dependent oxidoreductase, translating to MIRINQIKLTPDKGKEELVQKATKILRISEKEVLSLKIRKQSIDARKKPNIMYVYTVDVEVSNEQKIMRRQKGNQVTLIHETPYDFPNSGTKKMEHRPVVIGSGPAGLFCAYLLAEHGYRPVVYERGASVEERKKDVERFWNEQILNPNSNVQFGEGGAGTFSDGKLNTLVKDPVGRNRKVLEIFVENGAPKDILYSHKPHIGTDLLITVVKNMRQRILDWGGEVHFHSQMTDIHVEDGKLTAITVTTDAESIRCPAEILVLAIGHSARDTFSMLYERQIPMIAKSFAVGVRVEHDQEMINCAQYGENVPYDLPAAPYKVAANLENGRGVYSFCMCPGGYVVNASSEEGRLAVNGMSYHARDGKNANSAIIVTVTPKDYGSEHPLAGVRFQQLLEERAYQVGKGAVPVQCFGDFCENKVTEHFGKIEPQIKGAYTFANVRAIFPKEIGDSIEEGIKVFDRQIHGFAKDDTVLSGVESRTSSPVRIPRNQELHLENLRIYPCGEGAGYAGGITSAAMDGIKVAEMIAKEFTFFD from the coding sequence ATGATTCGAATCAATCAGATAAAACTGACTCCAGATAAGGGCAAAGAGGAGTTGGTTCAAAAGGCAACAAAAATACTTCGTATTTCTGAAAAAGAGGTACTATCTTTAAAAATTCGCAAACAGTCCATTGATGCCCGAAAGAAACCCAATATTATGTATGTCTACACCGTGGATGTGGAGGTTTCAAATGAGCAAAAGATTATGAGACGTCAAAAAGGAAATCAGGTGACACTCATCCACGAGACACCTTATGACTTTCCAAATTCCGGTACCAAGAAGATGGAACACCGACCGGTGGTCATCGGAAGCGGACCGGCAGGATTATTTTGCGCATATTTGCTTGCCGAGCATGGATATCGTCCGGTTGTATATGAACGTGGCGCTTCTGTAGAGGAACGAAAAAAAGATGTGGAACGATTTTGGAACGAACAGATTCTAAATCCGAACTCCAATGTACAGTTCGGAGAGGGCGGTGCAGGAACATTTTCAGATGGAAAACTAAATACACTTGTCAAAGATCCAGTTGGAAGGAACCGGAAAGTGCTGGAAATCTTTGTGGAAAACGGTGCGCCAAAGGACATCCTGTACAGTCATAAACCACATATTGGAACCGATCTTTTGATTACAGTTGTAAAAAATATGAGACAGCGGATTTTAGATTGGGGCGGTGAAGTACATTTTCACAGTCAGATGACGGATATTCATGTGGAAGACGGAAAGCTTACGGCAATCACGGTGACAACTGATGCTGAAAGTATCCGCTGCCCGGCAGAGATACTTGTACTGGCAATCGGGCACAGCGCCAGAGACACTTTTTCCATGCTCTATGAAAGACAGATTCCGATGATCGCTAAATCATTCGCAGTAGGTGTCAGAGTTGAGCATGACCAGGAAATGATAAATTGTGCTCAGTATGGTGAAAATGTACCTTACGATCTCCCTGCCGCTCCATATAAAGTGGCAGCAAATTTGGAAAATGGAAGAGGTGTTTATTCGTTCTGCATGTGTCCGGGAGGATATGTCGTCAATGCTTCCTCTGAGGAAGGTCGGCTCGCCGTAAATGGAATGAGTTATCATGCGCGGGATGGGAAAAATGCAAATAGTGCGATCATTGTGACAGTAACACCTAAAGATTATGGTTCGGAGCATCCACTGGCTGGCGTTAGATTTCAGCAATTGCTGGAAGAACGGGCGTATCAGGTGGGAAAAGGAGCGGTCCCGGTACAGTGCTTTGGAGATTTTTGTGAGAATAAAGTTACAGAGCATTTCGGAAAAATTGAACCTCAGATAAAGGGAGCGTACACGTTTGCGAATGTTCGTGCAATTTTTCCAAAAGAAATTGGTGATTCTATTGAAGAAGGAATAAAAGTGTTCGACAGACAAATACATGGTTTTGCAAAAGATGACACGGTGTTATCTGGCGTGGAGAGCCGTACATCTTCTCCTGTTCGAATTCCTAGAAATCAGGAACTTCACCTTGAAAATCTGCGGATTTACCCGTGTGGAGAAGGTGCAGGATATGCAGGCGGAATCACTTCGGCAGCGATGGATGGAATAAAAGTGGCTGAAATGATCGCAAAGGAATTTACATTTTTCGACTGA
- the radC gene encoding RadC family protein, protein MNQTCTIKEMLEDERPYEKCLRYGVENLSNAELLAVLLRTGTRGTNSLEMARNILRTSEQEEDNILAVHQLTMEKLKAIKGIGTVKATQILCLSELAKRLSKASVKESLIFTSPSTIADYYMEDLRHRKQEHMKLLMLNTKSKLIGETDISKGTVNASLVSPRELFIEALEKNAVSIILMHNHPSGDPTPSKNDILLTKRVTDAGNLIGIELLDHIIIGNNCYISFAEQRLL, encoded by the coding sequence ATGAATCAAACATGCACAATCAAAGAAATGTTGGAAGATGAGCGGCCGTATGAAAAGTGTCTCCGCTATGGAGTCGAGAACTTGTCAAACGCAGAGCTGCTCGCGGTTCTTTTGAGAACTGGGACAAGAGGTACAAACTCTTTGGAGATGGCGCGTAATATTTTACGCACATCGGAGCAGGAAGAGGACAATATTTTGGCAGTGCACCAGCTTACAATGGAAAAGCTGAAGGCAATCAAAGGAATCGGAACAGTAAAAGCAACTCAGATTTTATGCCTCTCGGAATTGGCAAAGCGTCTTTCGAAGGCCAGTGTAAAAGAAAGTCTGATTTTTACGTCTCCGTCTACAATCGCAGATTATTATATGGAAGATCTGCGTCATCGGAAGCAGGAACACATGAAACTTCTGATGCTGAATACGAAATCAAAACTCATTGGTGAGACTGATATTTCAAAAGGAACAGTTAACGCTTCTTTAGTCTCTCCAAGAGAATTATTTATAGAAGCTCTTGAGAAAAATGCAGTTTCCATTATACTGATGCACAATCACCCAAGCGGTGATCCGACACCAAGTAAAAATGATATACTGCTGACTAAAAGAGTGACAGATGCAGGTAATCTGATTGGAATTGAATTATTAGATCACATTATTATTGGCAATAATTGTTATATCAGCTTTGCTGAACAGAGGCTTTTATGA
- the mreD gene encoding rod shape-determining protein MreD — protein sequence MKRRVITVLIIVVCFLLECTVFQKIAFASITPNLLIVITSAFGFMRGKKEGMFVGFLSGLLVDIFFSELIGFYALVFMLIGYVNGFFKRIFYAEDIKLPLILIAASDFIYGHIVCIFMFIIRSRFNYLYYLNHIIMPELIYTILVTLILYQLILHINQKLEAEEKRSASKFV from the coding sequence TTGAAAAGAAGAGTCATCACTGTTTTAATTATTGTTGTATGCTTTTTATTAGAGTGTACCGTTTTTCAAAAAATTGCATTTGCATCCATCACACCGAATCTTTTGATTGTAATCACATCAGCATTTGGATTCATGCGCGGTAAAAAGGAAGGTATGTTTGTCGGCTTTCTTTCCGGTCTGCTTGTCGATATATTCTTTAGTGAGCTGATTGGATTTTACGCTTTAGTTTTTATGCTGATTGGCTATGTAAATGGTTTCTTCAAGCGGATTTTTTACGCTGAGGATATTAAACTTCCATTGATTTTGATTGCGGCAAGTGACTTTATTTATGGACATATTGTGTGTATTTTCATGTTCATTATTCGAAGTCGGTTCAATTATCTATATTATTTGAACCATATCATTATGCCGGAATTAATATATACTATTTTAGTAACATTAATTTTATACCAGCTTATTTTGCATATTAACCAAAAATTAGAAGCAGAAGAAAAAAGGAGTGCAAGTAAATTTGTTTAA